The nucleotide window TCCTATTTCAAGTACAGTAGCATTTGGAAAATACCCAGAATATGGAGTATATTTAGTTGAAGGTGAAATGAACAAACTCGGTATTCATGCCGGCGAGAGTGTTATCGCGTATATAGGAAAAAGTAGTATTACCTTAAAGGTCGTTGGAGTGCTATATAATTCGTTCTTTTCTGCACAAGGTTTCGCCATAATACCTTTACATAACTTAACTGAAGAAGTAACCGCATTAGACAATGTTATAATCCTTAGCCACAACGAAACAGCACTACAACAGTTTAGCAATTTCTTATCTAGTATCAAATACGAAGGCTTACCCCTAACAGACTGGACTTCCATTACCATTTTTAGATACTCCTTCACAAACACATACGTACCCCTCGGGCAAATTATGAGAATCTTAATAATTATCGAAATTATCTACATCCTTATCTCATTACTTTTAATATTTAGAATTAGAAATAAACTCTCTAATATTATAGCCCTATTTATAATTAATGGCGTTGAAGAGAATAGAAGCTTTAAACTACTACTACCACCGTTTTTAGTTATAGGGGCTATCCCGTTACTCATCTACGTAAGTTACTATATTTTATATGACGTCTACTGGTACCCACTATCCATAGCATATCCTTTCGTATTAGCACTTACTGGTCTAATAATCTCTTCAGTCTTAATAGAATATTATACAATATTCTCTGCCTATACCAATCAACATAAGTTCTTAAAGGTGAGGGGCATTGAGTGAAGTAGTCAAAATAAACGCTATAAAGAAATTTAATGACTTCAAACTTGAGGTCAATTTCAGTGTAAAGGAAAAGGTCCTAATCCAAGGCCTAACGGGTCTGGGAAAACCACCCTGCTTTATCTCATTTACGGAGTCCTAAAACCCGATTCCGGATATGTAACAGTATTCAGTGAGAGTCCCGATGTAAAATTAAGGCAAGATAAAATGTACATGTTAGAAGAATATTTAATATTTCTAGAGAATTTGACCTTAAAGGAGAACTTAAAATTCATAACGTCAATAAGGCATTTTAACGTTGATAAAGTAGAGGAATTAATTAATAAGTTCAACTTGCCCCTTCACAAAAAACCTTACCAACTAAGCTCAGGTCAAAGAAGACTATTTAAGTTAGCCTTAGCCTTCTCGTCAGAAGCAAAATTACTACTACTCGACGAACCTACCTCTAACTTAGACTTAGAAAATTCCGAGTTTGTTAAAAATATGATAAAAGAATATAAAGGCACCGTAATTTACGCCTCTCACGACACCCTACTAAAAGAACCAGCTGATAAAACAATATATTTAAGAAAAGGAGAAATAGAAAAGACCGAAATTAAATCTAATTGGGACAATGGAAAATAATACGATATATTGTCTACGTTCACCTAATTTTAATACCTCCCCTCTTCCCTCCTCACATCACTAACAATTAGGTTACACCCCGCTTATTACTTAACCCTTTTTCTTCACTCTCAACCTACACCTCCTCATAACCCTCTCTACAGCTCATTTTCAGCAAGCTCTTACCCACGCCCAAACCAGCCCCGATTATACCAGAAGTAGTAAACAGAGAGCCAATACCAGAATACCTATAACGACCTACACACATCGACAATTATAACAGAACCAGCCTTAGCCAAACACTCAGGGGGATATTACCATACCTCACCTCGCCAACTTTAACCGTGCCCACATACTTTTTTCGTATCATATTAATTCTAGAATTAGTAGTAAAAATTAGTAGGGCTCTCGACTGGTACCAGACGACTTTCGCTTAACCGCCTAGGGAAACTTAAGGGCTAGGCTGATTGGGAGTGGCGGGCTGAACCCCTCGGCGAAAGCCTCGGGGCTTACACCCCCACCCCATCAACCCCCTCTTCTAGGGGAAGCCCTGGCGGTTACCCGCCTGACCGCCTCTTTTAGGGGAGGGGTTCCCGCTTAGATGCTTTCAGCGGTTACCCCTCAGGGCGCGGCTGCCCGGCAGTGCCCTACCGGACAACCGGTAAACTGGAGGCCCCGGAACCCTGTTCCTCTCGTACTAGGGGTTCCTTTCCCGCAGGCGGTCCGCACTCCCTACCCTTAGAGTCCGACCTGTCTCGCGACGGTCTAAACCCAGCTCACGCTCCCCTTTAACGGGCGGGCAGCCCTACCCTTGGGGGCAGCTGCACCCCCAGGGTGGGAAGAGCCGACATCGATGTAGCAAACCGCGGGGTCGATGTGAGCTCTCGCCCGCGACGACCCTGTTATCCCCGAGGTAACTTTTCTGTCATGCCCGGCCCCCATACGTGGGGACACGAGCGTTCGCTAGGCCGCGCTTTCGCGTCGAGGCCCCGTGCTTGGAAGGGCCTCGTCAGGCCGGCTTTTGCCCTTGCACTCTACGGCGGCGTTCTGTACCGCCTGAGCCGACCTTTGGGCTCCCGTGTTATCCTTTCGCGGGAGTGCCGCCCCAGCCGAACCGCCCACCTGACACTGTTCCCCTTTCGGGGTTAGTCCTCCGAGCACTCATGGGTGGTGTTTCACTTTCGGGTCCCCCACCCCCGAAGGGATGGGTTCGACCCCTCCCACCTACGCTACGCATAAGTGCCCGGAGGACAATGCCAGGCTGCGGTGAAGCTCTACGGGGTCTTCTCTCGGTGTAGGGAGTTGCCGGACTGTGCACCGGCTCAGGGCGTTCACGGGGCCCCAGGCTGGGACAGCGGGGACCGCGTTGATCCATTCATGCGCGCCGGAACTTACCCGGCAAGGCATTTGGCTACCTTAAGAGGGTCAGAGTTACCCCCGGCCTTCAGCGGGGCTTCGCCCGGTTGAACCCGGGTTTCACCGGACCGCCAGTGGCCAGGATTTAGCCCCCGTACACACCCTTTCGGGCTAGCGGGGACCTATGTTTTTATTAAACAGTCAGGTCCCCCTTGTCACTGCGACCTATCAGGGCCGTTTTGCGACCCTGATAGGCACCCCTTCTTCCGAAGGTACAGGGCTAATTTGCCGAGTTCCCTAGCCTGGGTTACCCCCCAGACGCCTTGGGCTTCTCACCCAGGGGCACCAGTGTCGGTTCTAGGTACGGTCTCCCCCGATCGCTCCGAGCTCCCTTTTCATGGGGACCAGGAATCAGAGGAACCCTCCTAACGGAAGGCCCATCACACCTTCACCCCCTTCTCACCATTACGGCTCTCCGGGGGCTTAAGTGCTTGGGTAGGGCGGTTGCCCTACTCCTCCTATCCCGATCCGTCAGGAGCCCGGCTTGCGTTACCGCACCTACGGGGGAGGCAGGGGAATATTAACCCCTTTCCCTTTCGGCAGGTACCTATTAGGCCCTGCCTTAGGACCGGCTAACTCCTGACTGACGACCATTGTCAGGAAACCCTTGCCCTTCCGGCGGAGGGGATTCTCACCCCTCTTCGCTGTTACTGCCGCCGGGATCTGCACCTGCGGCGGGTCCAGTGGACCTCACGGCCCACCTTCTGCCCCACCGCAGCGCCCCCCTACCTAGTGAGGCTCAGTGAGCCCCACTACTCGGGTCTCGGCAGCCGGCTTGAGCCCCGACCAATCCTTCGGGGCCCCCAGCCTCGGCGGGTGAGCTGTTACGCACTCCTTAGAGGATGGCTGCTGCTGGGCCCACCTTCCCGCTGTCTAAGGCTGGGGACGCCCTTCGATTGGCACTTAGCCGGCATTTTGGGGCCTTAACCCGAGTCTGGGTTGTTCCCCTTTTGCCACCCAACCTTACGCCGGGTGACCCACTCCCCCCTTCTTAGGCGCCCGTAGGTTCGGAGTTAGACCGAGAGTCCCAAGCTTTCGCTTGGAACCCCCGATCTGTCACTCTACCCCGCGGGCTACCTCCAGGGAGGCTGCGCTAGGACGCATTTCGGGGGGAACTAGCTATCACCGGGCTAGATTGGTCTTTTGCCCCTAGTCCGGGGTCAGGGGAACGAATTGCACGTCAGAACCCCTATTCGGCCCTCCAGCGGGGTTTCCCCCGCCTTCGGCCTGCCCCGGACTAGATCGCCCGGTTTCTAGCCTCATGCCAGTGACTTCAGGCCCTGGCAGACCCCGCCCCTCGCTGGTTGCCCAGCTGCGGGCGTTCGGTTTCCCTATGCCTTCGGGGTTGACCCCCTTAGGCTCGCCACTGGCATGAACTCCCCGGCCCGTGTTTCAAGACGAAAGGCATGACCCCGATCATCCTCCCTCGTACTCAGGACTCGCGTCCCTTTCCTTCGGGAGGACTCACTTCTTTCGGGCCATGCCCTGTATAACCATCCGGTTTCAGGCTCTTTGCACTCCCCCTTCCGGGGTTCTTTTCAGCTTTCCCTCACGGTACTTAGTTCGCTATCGGTCTCGGGACGTATT belongs to Stygiolobus caldivivus and includes:
- a CDS encoding ATP-binding cassette domain-containing protein codes for the protein MYGVLKPDSGYVTVFSESPDVKLRQDKMYMLEEYLIFLENLTLKENLKFITSIRHFNVDKVEELINKFNLPLHKKPYQLSSGQRRLFKLALAFSSEAKLLLLDEPTSNLDLENSEFVKNMIKEYKGTVIYASHDTLLKEPADKTIYLRKGEIEKTEIKSNWDNGK